Proteins encoded within one genomic window of Pectobacterium araliae:
- a CDS encoding Na+/H+ antiporter has product MEIFFTILILTLVVSLSGVVTRILPFQIPLPLMQIALGAILAWPQFGLHVDFNPELFMVLFIPPLLFADGWKTPTREFLKHGREIIGLALVLVLITVVGIGYFIYWMVPGMPLIAAFALAAVLSPTDAVALSGIVGEDRIPKKLMGILQGEALMNDASGLVSLKFAVAIAMGTMVFTVSGATLEFMQVALGGLLAGVGVTWIFGKSLRVISRWSGDDAATQIVLLLLLPFASYLIAEHIGVSGILAAVAAGMTIGQSGVIRSAPLTMRMRANGVWSMLEFVFNGMVFIMLGLQLPDILETSVTQAELDPTVETWMLFTDIAIIYGALLLLRFSWLWVMKTYSTHIQKKRPMVFAEFSTRELWIASFAGVRGAITLAGVLSIPLLLTDGTAFPSRYQLVFIATGVILFSLLCGVLALPFLLRGVVVADKAAHAKEIRMARMAVAEVAIKSMHKMEERLAADREENIDEQVLKEVSARVIGNLRRRLINKDDPENGMLIEDLERRFRLTALNSERAELYHLRATQQISNETLQKMLRDLDLMEALLIENE; this is encoded by the coding sequence TAATGCAAATTGCGCTGGGTGCCATTCTTGCCTGGCCCCAGTTCGGTTTGCATGTTGATTTCAATCCTGAGCTGTTCATGGTGCTTTTCATTCCGCCGCTGCTGTTTGCCGACGGCTGGAAAACGCCCACGCGTGAGTTCCTGAAGCACGGTCGAGAAATTATCGGTCTGGCGCTAGTTCTTGTTCTGATTACTGTGGTGGGCATCGGCTATTTTATCTACTGGATGGTGCCGGGGATGCCGCTGATTGCCGCTTTCGCGTTGGCTGCAGTGCTGTCGCCGACCGATGCTGTCGCGCTGTCTGGCATTGTGGGAGAAGATCGCATTCCGAAAAAGCTGATGGGCATTTTGCAGGGCGAAGCGTTGATGAACGATGCGTCAGGTCTGGTGTCGTTGAAGTTTGCCGTCGCGATTGCGATGGGCACCATGGTATTTACGGTGTCTGGTGCGACGCTGGAATTTATGCAGGTCGCGCTAGGTGGATTGCTGGCGGGCGTCGGCGTGACCTGGATATTCGGTAAATCGCTGCGCGTTATTAGTCGTTGGAGCGGTGATGATGCAGCAACGCAGATTGTGTTGCTGCTGCTGCTGCCTTTCGCGTCGTATCTGATTGCAGAACATATCGGCGTGTCGGGTATCCTGGCGGCAGTAGCGGCGGGGATGACCATCGGCCAGTCTGGTGTAATTCGTAGTGCGCCGTTAACGATGCGGATGCGTGCTAATGGCGTGTGGTCGATGCTGGAGTTTGTGTTCAACGGTATGGTGTTCATTATGCTGGGCTTGCAATTGCCGGACATTCTGGAAACCTCGGTTACGCAGGCGGAACTGGACCCAACGGTTGAAACCTGGATGCTGTTCACCGATATCGCGATCATCTATGGTGCCTTGCTGCTGCTACGTTTCAGTTGGCTGTGGGTGATGAAAACCTACAGTACGCATATCCAAAAGAAGCGCCCTATGGTCTTCGCCGAATTTTCCACGCGTGAATTGTGGATCGCGTCCTTTGCTGGCGTTCGAGGAGCGATTACGCTGGCGGGTGTATTGTCTATTCCGCTGTTGCTCACTGACGGCACGGCGTTCCCGTCACGCTATCAGTTAGTGTTTATCGCTACGGGTGTCATTTTGTTTTCTCTGCTCTGTGGCGTATTGGCGCTACCGTTTCTGCTGCGTGGCGTTGTGGTGGCGGACAAAGCGGCGCATGCCAAAGAAATCCGCATGGCGCGTATGGCCGTGGCGGAAGTGGCGATCAAAAGCATGCACAAAATGGAGGAGCGTCTGGCAGCCGATCGAGAGGAAAATATTGATGAGCAGGTGCTGAAAGAAGTCAGCGCACGTGTCATCGGTAATCTACGTCGGCGGCTAATTAATAAAGACGATCCTGAAAACGGTATGTTGATTGAGGATCTGGAGCGGCGTTTTCGCCTTACTGCACTGAATTCCGAGCGTGCGGAGCTGTATCACCTGCGTGCCACACAGCAGATCAGCAATGAAACATTGCAAAAAATGCTGCGCGATCTCGATCTGATGGAAGCACTTCTGATCGAAAATGAATAA
- a CDS encoding response regulator transcription factor, protein MRVLVVDDDSVLCHWLGSKLHSHGHSCRMVHDGAHALKAIKDEVYDVVLLDRMLPIMDGFTVLRELQGSRHPPIMLLSALDRDVDRVMGLELGAEDYLGKPFNFNELRLRLDIMARRSKRHTDNPSMLTFEDLQLDRMQRVAWRGSKRIDLTDKEIKLLIILMENPGQAITRTMLLERVWGYNFDPQTNLIDVHMSKLRAKIDKGFPRPLIKTLRAMGYALGAVDKGKIDVGSHAE, encoded by the coding sequence ATGCGTGTATTAGTGGTTGATGATGATTCTGTGCTGTGCCATTGGCTGGGGTCTAAATTACATTCCCACGGCCATTCCTGTCGGATGGTGCACGATGGCGCACACGCATTAAAAGCGATCAAGGATGAGGTTTATGATGTCGTCCTGTTGGACAGAATGCTACCCATCATGGATGGATTTACGGTATTACGTGAACTACAAGGATCTCGTCATCCACCTATTATGTTGCTCTCGGCTCTGGATCGTGATGTTGATCGTGTCATGGGATTAGAGCTTGGCGCGGAAGACTACCTCGGTAAACCTTTTAACTTTAATGAGCTTAGATTACGTCTGGATATTATGGCGCGGCGTAGTAAACGTCATACTGATAATCCTTCGATGCTAACGTTTGAAGATCTGCAACTTGATCGTATGCAACGTGTCGCATGGCGCGGTAGCAAACGTATCGATTTGACTGATAAAGAGATCAAATTACTGATTATATTGATGGAAAATCCAGGGCAGGCTATTACGCGTACAATGTTGCTAGAGCGAGTCTGGGGCTACAATTTTGATCCGCAGACTAATCTTATCGATGTTCATATGTCAAAGCTGCGGGCGAAAATTGATAAAGGGTTCCCTCGTCCATTAATTAAAACGCTGAGAGCGATGGGCTATGCATTAGGCGCGGTAGATAAGGGTAAAATCGATGTTGGCAGCCACGCTGAATAA
- a CDS encoding sensor histidine kinase has protein sequence MLAATLNKIKIKRLGQRWQIKIKHWQLLGASQYPGFLCTSNFRQAITIVFLFLLMMLMCIVGFSSLSETLIRTHVREVILGNIYDYSMQSHLTNADSLITQLRQDNRANGDELPLFLVMNKDGDILYHNHPLRAHPLRTSSLKALPLNMHPLEMRQHTDCQMDVICLKAEISSPDDPNLIGLSVMLVDGGVLFTAYNIRPMLERVRTIPLVAGAGLFIVLLFCLFVSRHFSLRSLRSVEKIRTALHRYSSGEQQVRMPLSPYDDDFDSLSADINQNLERIERLMEQVRNTSSHVAHELRTPLTHLQNRLFNLTERTGLDNDIRDELNLAVDEVHKILGLFRTVMRIGEIESGRCVHQFENIEARQLLEEIAEYYQPLAEARGCQLKIEIKSGIQLFGDRALLFQALANLVENALKYAAQGKYITLSVTLYRGWIALSVADRGPGIPPALHAKALQRFQRLDTWFQSGYGLGLSLVQAITDLHGGKLYLDSSEPGLNVYLCLNRC, from the coding sequence ATGTTGGCAGCCACGCTGAATAAAATAAAAATAAAGAGGCTGGGGCAGCGCTGGCAGATAAAAATAAAACATTGGCAATTACTTGGGGCAAGCCAATATCCTGGCTTCTTATGCACCTCTAATTTTCGTCAGGCAATAACCATTGTTTTTCTGTTCTTATTAATGATGCTGATGTGTATTGTTGGCTTCAGCTCATTAAGTGAAACATTGATTAGAACGCATGTTCGCGAAGTTATTCTGGGTAATATTTACGATTACTCAATGCAGTCGCATTTAACAAATGCCGATAGCCTGATTACGCAATTGCGGCAGGATAATCGCGCGAATGGGGATGAATTACCGCTGTTTCTGGTGATGAATAAAGACGGTGATATTCTGTATCATAATCATCCTCTAAGGGCGCATCCTCTAAGAACGTCTTCTTTAAAGGCTCTTCCTCTCAACATGCATCCTCTGGAAATGCGACAACATACCGATTGCCAGATGGACGTCATCTGTCTCAAGGCCGAAATTTCCAGCCCGGACGATCCTAATCTGATTGGTTTGTCTGTCATGTTAGTTGACGGAGGCGTGCTGTTTACCGCGTACAACATTCGACCTATGTTAGAGCGGGTGAGAACGATTCCGCTGGTCGCAGGGGCTGGACTGTTTATTGTGCTGCTTTTCTGCCTGTTCGTCAGTCGCCATTTCAGCTTACGTAGCTTACGTAGTGTGGAGAAAATCCGCACGGCCTTACATCGCTACAGCAGTGGTGAGCAGCAGGTGCGTATGCCGCTGTCGCCTTACGATGATGATTTTGACAGCCTGAGCGCTGATATTAACCAGAATCTGGAGCGTATTGAGCGCCTGATGGAGCAGGTGCGCAACACATCGAGCCATGTTGCACACGAACTGCGAACGCCGTTGACGCATTTACAAAACCGCCTGTTCAACCTGACGGAGCGCACAGGGTTGGATAACGATATTCGTGACGAATTGAATCTGGCGGTGGACGAGGTGCATAAAATCCTCGGGCTGTTCCGCACCGTGATGCGTATCGGTGAAATTGAAAGCGGGCGCTGCGTGCACCAGTTTGAAAATATTGAAGCGCGCCAACTGCTGGAAGAAATTGCCGAATATTATCAACCGCTGGCGGAAGCGCGGGGTTGCCAACTGAAAATTGAAATCAAGTCAGGCATCCAACTCTTCGGCGATCGGGCGCTACTGTTTCAGGCTCTGGCGAATCTGGTGGAGAACGCGCTGAAATACGCGGCTCAGGGAAAATACATCACCTTGAGCGTGACGCTTTACCGCGGTTGGATTGCGCTGAGCGTCGCTGACCGAGGACCGGGCATTCCGCCTGCACTTCATGCTAAAGCGTTACAGCGTTTTCAACGACTGGATACCTGGTTTCAGTCCGGTTATGGACTGGGACTCTCTTTGGTTCAGGCGATTACTGACCTACATGGTGGAAAACTTTATCTGGATTCCTCCGAGCCGGGTTTGAACGTCTACCTCTGCCTTAACCGCTGTTAA
- a CDS encoding Flp family type IVb pilin, with amino-acid sequence MKNMKTTLRSFLRDESGVTAIEYGILAAAMAAAIGAIFGGDGIFVKALNEKFTQIADQITGTGTTGSGSSGAAK; translated from the coding sequence ATGAAAAACATGAAAACAACATTACGTTCTTTCCTGCGTGACGAAAGCGGTGTAACGGCAATCGAATACGGCATCCTCGCGGCGGCAATGGCGGCGGCCATCGGCGCTATTTTCGGCGGCGACGGCATCTTCGTGAAAGCGCTGAATGAAAAATTCACCCAAATCGCCGATCAGATTACTGGCACGGGTACGACGGGCAGTGGTTCATCCGGCGCAGCGAAATAA
- a CDS encoding A24 family peptidase, with the protein MTDYTHWLQIALLVGCLLWCISTDLLVRKITNQAVLILLLGWLFFSALHVLQSGALDMTALRKMLWALPGATVVLVVGFLLFLTGRLGAGDVKLMSVLCLWVGQGHQIVFVMVTALAGGVLALSLPLLNTVPTAVALGIQTTNRIFKSRLPMPPALPADLSQGIPYGVAIAFGAIYVLIFPLF; encoded by the coding sequence ATGACGGATTACACGCACTGGTTGCAGATCGCACTATTGGTTGGGTGCTTGCTGTGGTGCATCAGCACCGATCTGTTAGTACGAAAAATTACCAATCAGGCGGTATTGATTTTATTGCTGGGCTGGCTGTTCTTCAGCGCTTTACATGTCCTGCAATCCGGTGCGTTAGATATGACGGCATTACGGAAAATGCTGTGGGCGTTGCCCGGAGCGACAGTCGTTCTGGTTGTGGGATTTTTACTTTTCCTCACAGGCAGATTAGGTGCCGGGGATGTGAAGTTGATGAGTGTGCTGTGCCTGTGGGTTGGGCAAGGGCACCAGATCGTTTTCGTCATGGTAACGGCACTGGCTGGCGGTGTTTTGGCACTAAGTCTACCGCTGCTGAATACCGTCCCGACAGCGGTGGCGTTGGGCATCCAAACCACTAACCGGATATTCAAGAGTCGGTTGCCTATGCCACCCGCGTTGCCCGCCGATCTTTCTCAAGGCATACCTTACGGTGTCGCGATTGCATTTGGCGCGATATATGTCCTGATTTTTCCTTTGTTTTAA
- the cpaB gene encoding Flp pilus assembly protein CpaB produces MKVNSTYVLSGALVLAGIVALMVRSHLSSAPPPPPPVVVKAPEKTAVLVAAKDLHPGDFISAESLRWEETDKPVSRTFNFVRGKDSQSLLLGATLRETVTEGSALTSNVLVKPNEPGFVAAVLSKGMRAISVPTSALASNAGLVTPNDRVDVILSMKRDDQSELPPSRTQPVVMPLLASQTIVRDIRVLALNDKTISPIYPRADDAVIDAAAKSRESAAGSRSRSATYQTVTLEVTPQQAEALAVAKELGILHLALRSAEQGDAVDPATGRPHVTTVPVATDIYGVLSAGSGHKVKVYRGEQKDVVTFPSR; encoded by the coding sequence ATGAAAGTGAACTCTACATACGTACTGTCAGGCGCGCTCGTTCTGGCAGGTATTGTTGCGTTGATGGTACGCAGCCACCTCTCTTCTGCACCCCCACCGCCACCTCCGGTCGTTGTTAAAGCACCAGAAAAAACAGCTGTTTTGGTGGCGGCGAAAGATCTGCATCCCGGTGATTTTATCAGTGCTGAGTCACTGCGCTGGGAAGAAACGGATAAACCAGTTTCCCGCACATTCAACTTTGTTCGCGGTAAAGACAGCCAATCACTGCTACTTGGTGCAACGCTGCGTGAAACCGTGACAGAAGGTTCCGCACTGACGAGTAACGTGCTGGTGAAGCCGAATGAACCAGGTTTTGTTGCCGCCGTACTGAGTAAAGGGATGCGCGCTATTTCTGTTCCCACCAGCGCGCTTGCCAGCAATGCCGGTTTAGTGACGCCAAATGATCGTGTTGATGTGATCCTCAGCATGAAACGAGACGATCAGTCCGAGTTACCACCAAGCCGTACTCAACCCGTGGTCATGCCGCTGCTGGCATCACAAACCATTGTGCGTGATATACGCGTGTTGGCGCTGAACGATAAAACCATTTCTCCTATTTACCCGCGAGCAGACGATGCGGTGATTGATGCCGCAGCCAAAAGCCGTGAGTCTGCCGCAGGCTCTCGTTCGCGTTCCGCTACCTACCAAACCGTTACGCTGGAAGTGACGCCGCAGCAGGCTGAAGCGCTGGCCGTTGCCAAAGAACTGGGCATTCTGCATTTGGCGTTGCGCAGTGCCGAGCAGGGTGATGCAGTCGATCCAGCGACAGGGCGACCGCATGTGACCACTGTGCCAGTAGCGACCGATATCTACGGGGTGTTATCAGCAGGTTCTGGTCACAAGGTAAAAGTCTATCGCGGTGAACAAAAAGACGTGGTGACGTTCCCCTCCCGATAG
- a CDS encoding type II and III secretion system protein family protein: MTMFSLFLKSDARGTCKRLLVASLLSTALPVMLMLPAATQAAGVSEVAETNVVHLTVHQGRLLQLDALPDSVLVADPNIASFELPSPGNLFVYAKSVGTTTLYAMDENGNVINAIRLVSEHDLKALGERMKREFPGADIQLEASIPSGVIVRGSVDTPQDAKRVIDSIQAYISASSNGAQGGGGEKLPGSSESSGKVINQLKIKTPSQINIQVRVVEVSRKLTSELGFNWAASLSTGSGNMTAGSGSRLNLFNATTGRFANPTDAGFLNFGRSRLSGLLTAMNQQGMATVLAEPNLTAMSGETAAFAAGGEVPIVLITNNSVSIDYKSYGVILRMTPTLLSANRISLHIAPEVSELTEVGSVQLEGGSRIPALTVRRADTTVELASGQSFALAGMLRSAGSQTINGVPGLSSVPMFGRLFESEATSQEETELVIIATAYVVEPVNAGDLQTPGQGVKMLDSSMPRSASVGYLY, from the coding sequence ATGACGATGTTTTCGCTGTTTTTGAAATCAGATGCTCGGGGAACGTGCAAACGGTTGCTGGTTGCCAGCCTGTTAAGTACAGCCTTGCCTGTTATGCTGATGTTGCCTGCCGCCACGCAGGCTGCCGGGGTGTCTGAAGTGGCTGAAACCAATGTGGTGCACCTGACCGTGCATCAGGGGCGGTTACTCCAGCTCGATGCGCTGCCGGACAGCGTGCTGGTGGCCGATCCGAATATTGCCAGTTTTGAACTGCCTTCACCGGGTAATCTGTTTGTCTACGCTAAAAGCGTCGGCACCACTACGCTCTATGCAATGGATGAAAATGGCAATGTTATCAACGCCATTCGTCTGGTGTCCGAGCATGATTTGAAAGCATTGGGTGAACGCATGAAGCGTGAATTCCCCGGTGCGGATATCCAACTGGAAGCCTCGATTCCCAGCGGCGTGATTGTGCGCGGTAGCGTTGATACTCCGCAGGACGCCAAGCGCGTTATCGACAGTATACAGGCGTACATCAGCGCGTCGTCAAACGGTGCACAGGGTGGCGGTGGCGAGAAATTGCCGGGTTCCAGTGAATCCTCCGGCAAAGTGATCAACCAGCTCAAAATCAAAACGCCTTCGCAAATCAACATTCAGGTGCGCGTGGTGGAAGTGTCTCGCAAGTTAACCAGCGAACTGGGCTTCAACTGGGCGGCTTCCCTGAGCACCGGTAGCGGCAACATGACCGCAGGCAGTGGCTCGCGCCTTAACCTGTTCAATGCCACGACGGGGAGATTTGCTAACCCAACGGATGCGGGCTTCCTGAACTTTGGTCGCTCCAGACTGAGTGGGTTGTTAACCGCCATGAACCAACAGGGCATGGCAACGGTATTGGCCGAGCCAAACCTGACGGCGATGTCAGGGGAAACCGCGGCATTTGCCGCGGGCGGTGAAGTGCCGATCGTCTTGATCACCAATAACAGCGTCAGCATCGATTATAAATCTTACGGTGTCATTCTGCGCATGACGCCGACGCTGCTGTCTGCCAACCGCATCAGTCTGCACATTGCGCCCGAAGTCAGTGAGCTAACCGAAGTGGGTTCTGTACAGTTGGAAGGCGGATCGCGTATTCCGGCCTTAACGGTACGTCGTGCGGATACCACAGTAGAACTGGCCAGCGGACAAAGTTTCGCCCTGGCAGGGATGCTGCGTAGTGCGGGGAGCCAGACGATCAATGGCGTTCCTGGGTTGAGCAGTGTTCCGATGTTTGGTCGCCTGTTTGAAAGCGAGGCCACCAGTCAGGAAGAAACGGAGCTGGTGATTATCGCGACCGCTTATGTGGTTGAACCCGTCAATGCTGGCGATCTTCAGACGCCGGGACAAGGCGTAAAAATGCTGGATTCGTCCATGCCACGTTCTGCATCTGTCGGCTATCTCTACTGA
- a CDS encoding CpaD family pilus assembly protein has product MNTINNNQPPFRPLHIRVAVLTAVFLLAGCGWNKPINDVRMQRFDQPGLQPIAVQPSSVSVPLLVAPNGRGFLPESLKQLNIMLKDQGRLSAQTLTLIPHSASGEQMAGRLATVLKNAGANAQNVKQMHRSTASGQNGDVEVISEALVVKTTRCAINDPNQLMVKPYEAIGSLGCATQNNLAMMVAEPRDLIQAKALDAADGVAAVNSIERYHKDEVKELIDINFEED; this is encoded by the coding sequence ATGAACACGATTAACAACAATCAGCCTCCGTTCCGCCCGCTGCACATACGTGTCGCAGTGCTTACCGCCGTTTTTCTGCTGGCAGGATGCGGATGGAATAAGCCGATTAATGATGTACGTATGCAGCGTTTTGACCAGCCTGGACTTCAACCGATCGCCGTGCAGCCTTCATCGGTGTCGGTGCCGCTATTGGTTGCACCAAACGGGCGAGGCTTCCTCCCTGAATCCCTAAAACAGCTCAATATCATGTTGAAGGATCAGGGGCGGCTTTCCGCACAGACGCTGACGCTGATCCCGCACAGCGCGAGCGGCGAGCAGATGGCCGGGCGACTGGCGACCGTGCTGAAAAACGCCGGTGCTAATGCACAGAATGTGAAGCAGATGCACCGTTCTACGGCGAGTGGACAGAATGGCGATGTGGAAGTGATCTCCGAAGCACTGGTAGTCAAAACCACTCGCTGCGCGATCAATGACCCAAATCAACTGATGGTGAAGCCCTATGAGGCGATTGGTTCTCTCGGCTGCGCCACGCAAAACAATCTGGCGATGATGGTCGCCGAACCTCGCGATCTGATTCAGGCGAAAGCGCTGGATGCTGCGGATGGCGTGGCGGCGGTCAATAGCATTGAACGCTATCACAAAGATGAAGTGAAAGAGCTCATCGACATTAACTTTGAAGAAGATTAA
- a CDS encoding CpaF family protein, producing the protein MLIRKNNLQKSEAGKSTPQPAPAANVAELKTRPAADNRTQPAANTSSGSAAPAARQTDNRTSQRRIIRAQLYDQIDAGKAAVMGRDKLLVQIETVIRRICDEQRLQLSRQEEEAIATEMLDEMTGIGPIQPLLADDTVNDILVNGAGQVFVERFGKLELSPITFIDEEHVFNTAQRIAAAVGRRIDEASPMVDARLPDGSRVNVITYPLAIDGTTISIRKFMRRNLSLEMLAERRCMSYAMADVLNKAMQARVNVIVSGGTGAGKTTLLNALSQKIGSTDRIITIEDAAELQLQQEHVVRLETRPVSAEGTGRIDQRDLMRNALRMRPDRIILGEVRGGESFDMLQAMNTGHDGSLCTVHANTSRDAIQRLENMVMMANMQLPLMAIRRQIASAVHLIVQIERMRDGMRRVVSITEVCGMENEVIQLQDLFSFNIQGMDGQGLLTGEYVQHIQRPQFYSDKAHLFDAQ; encoded by the coding sequence ATGTTGATTCGCAAGAATAACCTGCAAAAAAGTGAAGCAGGAAAAAGCACGCCTCAGCCAGCGCCTGCTGCCAATGTGGCAGAACTGAAAACGCGTCCCGCTGCGGATAACCGCACGCAGCCAGCGGCGAATACGTCTTCAGGATCTGCTGCGCCAGCAGCCCGCCAGACGGACAACCGGACGAGCCAGCGCCGTATTATCCGCGCACAGCTTTACGATCAAATCGACGCCGGTAAAGCGGCGGTGATGGGGCGTGACAAGCTGCTGGTACAGATCGAAACGGTAATCCGCCGTATCTGTGATGAGCAGCGCTTGCAGCTTTCTCGACAGGAAGAGGAAGCCATCGCCACCGAAATGCTGGATGAGATGACGGGGATCGGGCCGATCCAGCCGTTGCTGGCAGATGACACGGTCAACGATATTCTGGTTAACGGTGCTGGTCAGGTGTTTGTCGAGCGCTTTGGCAAGCTGGAGCTGTCGCCGATTACCTTCATCGATGAAGAACATGTGTTTAACACCGCGCAGCGTATTGCCGCCGCAGTAGGGCGGCGTATTGATGAAGCCAGTCCAATGGTGGATGCGCGTCTGCCTGACGGCAGCCGCGTTAACGTCATCACCTATCCGTTGGCGATCGACGGCACCACGATCTCGATCCGTAAGTTCATGCGCCGCAACCTGTCGCTGGAAATGCTGGCGGAGCGCCGCTGTATGTCCTATGCGATGGCGGATGTGCTGAACAAAGCCATGCAGGCACGCGTTAACGTGATCGTCTCTGGTGGTACGGGGGCGGGTAAAACCACCCTGCTGAACGCGCTGTCGCAGAAAATCGGCAGTACCGATCGCATCATCACCATTGAAGATGCCGCCGAACTGCAATTGCAGCAAGAACATGTCGTGCGACTGGAAACCCGCCCTGTCAGCGCCGAAGGTACGGGGCGCATCGATCAGCGTGATCTCATGCGTAACGCGCTGCGTATGCGCCCAGACCGTATCATTTTGGGTGAGGTGCGCGGTGGCGAGAGCTTTGACATGTTGCAGGCGATGAACACCGGCCACGACGGTTCACTGTGTACGGTGCACGCCAATACCTCGCGTGATGCGATACAGCGTCTGGAAAACATGGTGATGATGGCGAACATGCAGCTGCCGCTGATGGCGATCCGTCGGCAGATCGCCAGCGCCGTTCACCTGATCGTGCAAATCGAGCGTATGCGTGATGGCATGCGCCGTGTCGTGTCCATTACCGAAGTATGTGGCATGGAGAATGAAGTGATCCAGCTTCAGGATCTGTTCAGCTTCAATATTCAGGGGATGGATGGACAGGGTCTGTTGACGGGTGAATATGTTCAGCACATACAGCGCCCGCAGTTCTACAGCGATAAAGCGCATTTGTTTGATGCGCAGTGA
- a CDS encoding type II secretion system F family protein: MSDLRLNLITLLVFCSVLMLLLVVNAWRKSRQQRMQREQRWQQVLNEVSPSVAAVASDSILRDEIKTPLMGIPVVGRWLAILWAQMAFIGWKKNLLQRSLALAAASLILGMILGQRTLLPLTMGLIFTLLLFVSIGMLMFRSTLQKHLKALRESLPEAIDAITRSCRAGVPVANTFSIVAEHLTGPLANEFKTIDHWLRLGIPLRQVIQASATRVPMAEYRFFVVILIINQEAGGRLGETLERLSATLRDRRELQLKVQSKTSEARASAKIVAALFPGCLAYLYMKSPEDFSFLFSDPVGTTVLIYALCSVSIGMLVTHVMVKRIG, from the coding sequence ATGAGTGATTTACGCCTGAATCTGATTACGCTGCTGGTGTTTTGCAGCGTGCTGATGCTGCTTTTGGTGGTCAACGCCTGGAGAAAATCACGTCAGCAACGCATGCAGCGTGAACAACGCTGGCAACAGGTTTTGAATGAGGTTAGCCCATCGGTAGCCGCTGTGGCGTCTGATTCCATTCTACGTGACGAGATTAAAACGCCGCTGATGGGCATTCCTGTTGTCGGACGCTGGTTGGCGATCCTCTGGGCGCAGATGGCGTTTATTGGCTGGAAAAAGAACCTGCTTCAGCGTTCCCTTGCGCTGGCGGCAGCCAGCCTGATACTCGGCATGATTCTGGGGCAACGGACTCTGCTGCCACTGACGATGGGGCTGATATTTACACTGCTGCTGTTTGTCAGTATCGGTATGTTGATGTTCCGATCAACTTTGCAAAAGCACCTGAAAGCACTGCGTGAGAGCCTGCCTGAAGCGATTGATGCGATTACACGTAGCTGCCGTGCAGGTGTACCCGTCGCGAATACTTTCTCGATTGTCGCCGAGCACTTAACCGGGCCGCTGGCGAATGAATTCAAGACGATCGACCACTGGCTGCGGCTCGGTATCCCGCTGCGTCAGGTGATTCAGGCCTCGGCGACGCGAGTGCCGATGGCCGAGTACCGTTTCTTCGTGGTGATTCTGATCATCAATCAGGAGGCGGGTGGACGACTAGGAGAAACGCTGGAGCGTTTGTCCGCTACGTTGCGCGACCGTCGGGAACTGCAATTGAAAGTGCAATCCAAGACGTCTGAAGCGCGCGCGTCCGCCAAGATTGTCGCCGCACTGTTCCCCGGCTGTCTGGCCTATCTGTATATGAAATCGCCAGAGGATTTCAGCTTTTTGTTCTCCGATCCGGTGGGAACGACGGTACTGATTTACGCCTTATGCAGCGTTTCAATCGGCATGCTGGTGACACACGTTATGGTTAAACGGATAGGGTAA